In Deinococcus sp. JMULE3, the genomic window TCAACCCAACATTCTTTCTCTTCGCCAGATCCACAATAACCGGAGACAATCCTTCAGCAGGAAGGGCAAAATAGGAGGCATGGAACCCGAATTGATAGATCTCAGCCTGGGCAATCCCTTTCAGGGAATCCCGAAATCCCTTTGCTTCAATCGCATAGAGCGAATCCCCGTCCGGCATCCGGCCGACGATATCGGGATGCACTGTGAACCCTGAAAGTGGAAGGCTGAATCGTTGCACACTTCGCCCAGCAAACAAGGATGACAGACTGGGGTGGTAATCCAGATATATGTCATTTCGATCAAATTCTTCGATTATTCCAGATTTGGTCGCATCATATATACATTTTATGACATCTACTTCGTTCATCTCACCTCAAAAGCGGAGGAATTCAGCCAAAAAACGTCAATACGCCAACGGTACCGGTCGATGATAGGTGGGAATGACCCCGCTCACGTCACGACCTACACCCGAAAGCTGGCGCAGGATGGCCGATCAGGGTGCGAGCGCGATATCTCACACCCATCCCCGCAGCGAAACCTGTTCCCGATATGCGAAAACGGACATTGATCGCCTGTGATATGCGAAAATGCTAACACGCTGATTCCATTTCACAGGACGGAACGTGCATTGTGCCGACAGCTACGTGCGCGGATAGGTGGCGCCTCTGGCCGCTACACTGCGCGTGGAGAAGTCACAGTGATTGTGGGTGCCGGTGGCCATACACCGAACTGGGGGAGACTGCGCGCGGTCTCCCTCGTGTGCTGCCGCCGTGCACTGCCGCGCCGTGACGAAGGAGATAGATGAATCAGACCCAGACAAGTCAGACGGACAGACACCTTGACGAGACGCACGGGCCGGTCGGCCGGGCCCTGAGACACCTGCTGCTGACGCTGTTCGGCCTGCTGGCGGCGGTGGGTGCCCTGGCCCTCGCGGCGGGCCTGCTGCTGCGGGGGCAGTGATGCACGGGGAGACCCTCTTCCACCTGCCTGCCGGGTGGCAGGCGCCGCTGGCCATTGGTCTGTTCATCGCGACGTACGTCCTGATTCTCGCGGAGAAGTACGTTCACCGGACTGTGGCGGCCCTGCTGGGCGCCTGCGCGGTCATGCTGCTGGGGCTGCTCGCGCCGGATCAGGCGTGGGGTGCGATCGATTTCAACACGCTGTTCCTGCTGTTCGGGATGATGAACATCGTCAACGTGCTCAGCCGCAGCGGGTTTTTCGATCTCGTGGCGCGGCGGGCGCTGCTGCTCACGCGGGGGGAACCGGTGCGGGTCCTGTGGATCTTCAGCGGCCTGACGGCTCTGTTCAGCGCTTTCCTGGACAACGTGACCACCGTGCTGTTCATGGCGCCGGTGGTCGTCACGGTCGTCACGCGCCTGGGCCTGCGGCCGGTGCCGTTCCTGATCGCGATCATCCTCGCGAGCAACACGGGCGGCACCGCCACGCTGGTCGGGGACCCGCCGAACATCATCATCGGGTCGGTGGCCGGAAAGGGCTTCGGTGATTTCCTGGTGAACGTCGCGCCGTTCGCGGCGGTGGCGTGCGTCGCGGGGATCGCCCTGATGCAGCTCCTGATGACCCGGCGCGGTGACCTGAGCGGCTTCGCGGCCGGTGACCGGCTGCAGGCGGCCCTGCAGGACGCGCCCACGCCGGTCGTGAACCGGCGGCTGATGACGCAGGCCCTCGCGGTGTTCGCGGTGACGCTGCTGCTGTTCATGGTGGGGCACCCGCTGGGCCTGGAGGCGGGCCTGATCGCCCTGACGACGAGCACGTTCCTGCTCCTGATCGCGGACCTCGACCCGGTGGCACTGTTCGAGCAGGTGGAGTGGGCGACGCTGCTGTTCTTCATGGGGCTGTTCGTGGTGGTCGGCGCGCTGGAGCACGCGGGCGTGTTCGAGCAGGCCGCGACGGCCCTGACGGCCGCGATGGGTGGGGACGTCGGGACCGGCATCCTCCTGATCGGGCTGGGCAGCGCGCTGATCAGCGGGTTCGTGGACAACATCCCGTTCACGATCAGCATGGCCAGCGTCCTGCGTGAGTTGCAGGGCACGCTGGGCGCCGGGATCGATCCGCTGTGGTGGGCGCTGAGCCTCGGGGCGTGCCTGGGCGGGAACCTCACGTTGATCGGCGCGTCGGCGAACATCGTCGTGGCGGACATCGCCGCCCGTGAGGGGCACCCGATCAGCTTCGGGGGATTCATGCGGTACGCGACGCCCATCACGGTGATCACGGTCCTGCTGGCGGTGGGGCTGTTCTACGGCGCGCACCGGTTGGGGGTCATGTGAACCTGCTGGACCTGAGTGCGGTGCTCGTGGCCCTGACGGCCACCCTGGCGTTCCTGAACGCCCGGTTCCTGAAGTTGCCGGCCAGTATCGGCGTGACGGTCGGGGGGCTCTTGGTCAGTCTGCTGATGCTGCTGCTGGCCCGCGCGGGCGTCCCGGCGGCCCTGGCGACCGTGGACGCGGTCCGGAGTGTGCAGTTCGACGATTTCGTCTTTCAGGGCGTGCTGTCGTTCCTGCTGTTCGCCGGGGCGCTGGGCGTGAACTCCCACGCGCTGTGGGCGCTACG contains:
- a CDS encoding SLC13 family permease, whose translation is MHGETLFHLPAGWQAPLAIGLFIATYVLILAEKYVHRTVAALLGACAVMLLGLLAPDQAWGAIDFNTLFLLFGMMNIVNVLSRSGFFDLVARRALLLTRGEPVRVLWIFSGLTALFSAFLDNVTTVLFMAPVVVTVVTRLGLRPVPFLIAIILASNTGGTATLVGDPPNIIIGSVAGKGFGDFLVNVAPFAAVACVAGIALMQLLMTRRGDLSGFAAGDRLQAALQDAPTPVVNRRLMTQALAVFAVTLLLFMVGHPLGLEAGLIALTTSTFLLLIADLDPVALFEQVEWATLLFFMGLFVVVGALEHAGVFEQAATALTAAMGGDVGTGILLIGLGSALISGFVDNIPFTISMASVLRELQGTLGAGIDPLWWALSLGACLGGNLTLIGASANIVVADIAAREGHPISFGGFMRYATPITVITVLLAVGLFYGAHRLGVM